The following are from one region of the Andrena cerasifolii isolate SP2316 chromosome 1, iyAndCera1_principal, whole genome shotgun sequence genome:
- the Fry gene encoding microtubule binding protein furry isoform X5, translated as MQPEDKAYINKMTEGGETQPTPGNEAQPEASEPRAVYGEGLHETTAESSSQSVPESSQDLLTVHGTTQGESSDAVSIHTASTSVSGNESSSSRVSAITVVLPWGAQKETVKPQQMGDMDLRPGEFVMRTLFAEFTSQAEKKMEAVMTEHEKPLSKVLQRGEDPQFDQLLSAFGSVAEHCLPSILKALFNWYERQLVDQGSDQKKPAPGKEDQKGKSIMYTIVSGSVETVERSEADLLQERRDLAVEFIFCLMLIEVLRQLPFHPGHEDLVTYIENIAFKHFKYREGIQNEPNAANIHIIADLYAEVIGVLAQSRFMSVRKRFMIELKELRAKEPGPHTTQSIISLLMGMKFFRVKMVPIEEFEASFQFMQECAQYFLEVKDKDVKHALAGLFVEILVPVAAAVKNEVNVPCLKNFVEMLYSTTLDMCTKSKHRLALFPLVTCLLCVSQKTFFLQNWHYFLAMCLSHLKNRDPKMCRVALEALYRLLWVYMIRIKCESNSATQSRLQSIVNSLFPKGSKAVVPRDTPLNIFVKIIQFIAQERLDFAMREIVFDLLSVGRPVKIILTPERMSIGLRAFLVVADSLQQKEGEPPMPRTMGVLPSGNTMRVKKTFLNKMLTEDTARSIGMSSYFPHVRRVFVDILRALDVHYGRPLMMTSTQNMNKEPDEMITGERKPRIDLFRTCVAAVPRLIPDGMTGAELVDLLSRLTVHMDEELRGLAYQSLQTLVLDFPDWRQDVVLGFTQFLARDVQDTFPQLVDNGLRMLLQLLTSWKNALISPSIRSKEQSGDSARTNARTDGSIKKSESGQKIEPVSSVFHLVEGFALVMLCNCRLYPRRIAVHILREVKHLLKTLGGLEDDQSVIDVIDACCPVVLEKCYHMLPPAEKAAAASTSNVDLQWIAERSSCVWTAGLHDDTSTKSSSSLNLNGADPWGSCLFAFLEKDRVLTLCPTAVAHSWPIVFTRVNSLFSVIDPTPVNDNRASLLRSSTAVRKPVNERDVYMHVWKNYLTFGYRVVPPVPSPVVRCASPDLILSSSPDSLSAERGDNKSPGTNASPAALYKLTVPLLRCEVVDVRDAAVQAIGKVNADALKDLMEELVPYIREAVDRKQENMRRRRRRDALRLQLVRVLELIAEYGTFGICPAVLDRETQSLHPTFVEYIDGARLYLENETDKEAPVVRDIKLHFCNFIRKMIKSFSLETCHTLLKRDLRRNLFMLFASWAGPYGRPLASTSSLHEEEKSCTELQLSALQAMSGLLCCGPCFNSQSLSEEGAILYQWLDLLLASKDEKIYALARETVVLLLECNPDIGTLLDWVVDRCYTGAPQVADGCFLALATIFSAREYPCDHYTSIINVTLMSTGCPRAPVHDAALQLLQLLDQRFFGNVGPLPATEPETGQDDLVGGSSTTAASAPGQQSNPIGGMSSSGIIRGGTLDVLLSTTYCRNQMYLSRQLAQLHPELTMPMFSEITHRFQTARREVRQLLLQYLLPWLHNMELVDPNVPPPSNPLSYYQYYASDMSRGGGRREGWGSAEATEMVLNNLFYITAKFSDEHPKETEELWATLCSCWPNNLKVIIRYLIIVSGMAPQELLPYAKRVVLYLARARPDRLVDEMMTELQTVETLNCLIERTETPPFYRLTSMRKASSHSDAPAADPGNPPRDLGVEKGTIHTKRHSGEDPVKTGSKSDTALRALAGFQTSRAEKTRTASGPPVLPDDLSTPTTEAELTTDESCYGVRNGPAGVNGKISCGGEKFDIPQPHPLPMPEYGGYFAPLTEYLPDSSQPISGFHRCNIAVMLLTDVVVDGIQLDWAIHVPLMLHIVFLGLDHSRPLVRDHCRCLLLNLLVVLGDHRDHLGVARVLLASKTEQLGLGLSTTALPVLEHNFTEVDPEFDSYLYGPPPIPPPTTPPPSSSPPPPSSSPPPPPPPPPPPLPPPPPESSIFNAAPPPPPPPPPPPPFPPSNNGTPTHSPIPTSTSTPPVSMNHVNQSIMENCKDYSNSHAYESAVCNNWQTTTGSTTTVPPVIVTPEDANNWVGPQPGPNMPIQDVIKSLINFLASRINQPLWNYEDMTAKVWWVRSAEQLTVLLRHVLRVFRDSLPHALVSQRWAQTALQLGLSCSSRHYAGRSLQVFRALRVPITSRMLSDILSRLVETVAEQGEDMQGYVTELLLTLEAAVDSLESDFRPLDFMKEIFKSTPNLNNKDPASGGLIGGKRSPGGGNGYPAGPHMFSHLNQGGHTRSTSYSVSYCMKKSSGGNLAGSEMKELDNRCNKFPNSNLSRSRSAQSLKLLGDSATQDDKMTILAQLFWLSVSLLESDYEHEFLLALRLLSRVLHRLPLDRPDARDKVEKLQQQLRWNSFPGVHALLLKGCTSPNTYEPVVTLLSQFTPLLELPVVDPTQSLAFPMNVVSLLPYMLLNYEDANELCIRSAENIAQVSAEKGKKLENLGTVMTLYSRRTFSKESFQWTKCVVKYLYDTYAHLSFNMLAFLVEVLEKGPGSVALPVLSIIHCMLHYVDLASQAAQPINTELLRVISKYVEGPHWKEALKILKLVVTRSSTLVAPPTSVHGSSWESSLASPHPSFTDTEIFTKKELPGRTMDFTFDLSQTPVIGRRWLIRQGVEEKSLSSPQCSLSLSPADSNAVSGWKRPWMSQGRVRECLVNLLTTCGQRVGLPKSPSDEHISSMTLYSKVIFSQSSDLMERQSSMASSTEEVSGANNDLSGGSRRDDEQFGVFKDFDFLEYESESVEGESTDNFNWGVRRHPPIEGEEREPSLRQFEESLSEKTQSSSKHTSRHGVTEESSDDEAGSESPLDEVPGGSGTGQEANNIPGMFPPSSLSLIPSRTRHDSSTRSDTSGSSAGDLGDVTPCNASPNLSALMPFRQVVRDDVEEIWRQQIQTLISQSLYNTLDFFQLLSRIVRDVSCKSVTLTREASALLCNGSPASTQLGYHLSSHAELLSSKAEPPLIWFSIAIFANQRLNESLRFGMLEIQEHLETFLDKKDHATECLEAAKASAKLQSLGGGHTTEAGLEEMLLDLGRALYKLHLQLLLLIEASNKMLGTLMNAARNVQIPLQDISAEIANMKIALSRALEESTESERGTPTPTPSPSPLPGTGAVEEVARVAELLRNARWCPALEAVRLHRAQWPGDPFHDDDDVTTAVNMYCKYLGQDRSDIFVVTRKDDEMSEIFSRLMESLFQVLAAVTGLDASAKAARAQQDHPNNSKSDC; from the exons ATGCAGCCTGAAGATAAGGCATATATAAACAAGATGACCGAAG GGGGAGAGACACAACCAACCCCTGGGAATGAGGCTCAGCCTG AAGCTTCCGAACCCAGAGCCGTGTATGGCGAGGGTTTGCACGAGACGACGGCGGAATCGTCTTCTCAAAGTGTACCTGAATCCTCTCAAGACCTACTGACTGTTCATGGAACGACGCAGGGGGAAAGTAGCGACGCTGTTAGCATCCATACCGCTAGCACTTCGGTCTCTGGCAATG AATCGAGTTCCAGTAGAGTGAGTGCGATAACTGTAGTGTTACCTTGGGGTGCTCAGAAGGAAACCGTGAAGCCGCAACAAATGGGAGATATGGATCTGAGGCCTGGCGAGTTTGTGATGCGTACCTTGTTCGCAGAGTTTACTTCGCAGGCAGAGAAGAAAATGGAAGCAGTCATGACGGAGCAT GAGAAGCCACTATCGAAAGTTTTACAAAGAGGAGAGGATCCGCAATTCGATCAACTTTTATCTGCATTCGGCTCTGTTGCGGAACACTGTTTGCCTTCGATCCTGAAAGCACTGTTTAATTGGTACGAACGCCAGTTGGTTGATCAGGGTAGCGATCAGAAGAAGCCTGCTCCTGGAAAAGAAGACCAGAAAGGGAAAAG tatCATGTATACAATAGTATCAGGGAGCGTGGAAACTGTTGAAAGAAGCGAAGCAGACTTACTTCAAGAGCGGAGGGATCTTGCGgttgaatttatattttgtttgatGTTGATAGAAGTTTTACGTCAATTACCATTTCATCCTGGTCACGAAGACTtggtaacttatatagaaaatatagctTTCAAACACTTCAAATATAGGGAAGG CATCCAAAATGAACCAAATGCAGCAAATATTCATATCATTGCTGACCTTTATGCAGAAGTAATAGGTGTTCTCGCCCAGTCTAGATTTATGTCAGTCAGAAAACGTTTTATGATCGAATTGAAAGAACTACGCGCTAAAGAACCAGGACCTCACACTACTCAGAGCATTATTTCATTGTTAATGGGAATGAAGTTTTTCAGAGTGAAG ATGGTACCAATAGAAGAATTCGAGGCCTCGTTTCAATTTATGCAAGAGTGCGCCCAGTACTTTTTAGAAGTAAAAGATAAGGATGTGAAACATGCTTTGGCTGGACTTTTTGTTGAGATTCTTGTCCCTGTTGCTGCT GCTGTAAAAAACGAAGTCAACGTACCCTGTCTAAAGAATTTTGTGGAGATGTTATATTCCACCACTTTAGATATGTGTACCAAATCGAAACACAGACTGGCTCTTTTCCCCCTTGTAACTTGCTTGTTGTGcgtgagtcagaaaacgtttTTCTTACAAAATTGGCATTACTTTCTAGCCATGTGCCTTTCGCACTTGAAGAATCGGGATCCTAAAATGTGTCGCGTTGCTTTGG AGGCGTTGTATCGTTTATTGTGGGTATATATGATACGCATTAAATGTGAAAGCAACTCGGCCACCCAAAGCAGACTGCAGAGCATAGTGAACTCTTTGTTCCCTAAAGGTTCCAAGGCAGTAGTGCCCCGCGACACCCCactgaatatttttgtaaaaatcattCAGTTTATCGCGCAGGAGAGATTGGACTTCGCGATGAGAGAAATAGTGTTCGATCTATTGTCCGTGGGTCGGCCAGTGAAAATTATTCTAACCCCGGAACGCATGAGCATTGGACTTAGAGCTTTCTTAGTTGTAGCTGATAGTCTGCAACAGAAAGAAGGAGAACCTCCCATGCCTCGCACGATGGGTGTGTTGCCTAGCGGTAATACTATGCGCGTTAAAAAGACGTTTCTTAATAAA ATGTTGACTGAGGACACCGCACGAAGTATAGGAATGTCTTCGTACTTTCCACACGTTCGACGAGTATTTGTCGATATATTACGTGCTTTAGATGTTCATTATGGAAGGCCTCTTATGATGACGAGCACCCAGAACATGAACAAAGAGCCTGACGAAATGATAACCGGGGAACGAAAACCTAGAATAGATCTCTTTCGGACTTGCGTTGCCGCGGTTCCTCGTTTGATACCTGACGGGATGACCGGTGCTGAATTAGTCGATTTATTATCTCGTTTAACCGTCCATATGGACGAAGAGCTTCGTGGTCTGGCATACCAAAGTTTGCAGACTTTAGTGCTAGATTTCCCCGACTGGAGACAGGACGTTGTTCTTGGATTCACTCAGTTTCTCGCTAGAGACGTCCAGGACACCTTCCCGCAGCTAGTTGATAATGGTCTGAGAATGCTCCTGCAGCTTCTTACAAGCTGGAAAAATGCATTGATAAGTCCCAGTATAAGGTCTAAGGAGCAATCTGGAGACAGCGCAAGAACAAATGCTCGCACTGATGGTAGCATTAAGAAGAGCGAATCGGGGCAGAAGATAGAGCCTGTCTCCAGTGTCTTTCATTTAGTGGAAGGTTTTGCATTGGTCATGCTATGCAACTGTCGACTTTATCCTCGCAGAATAGCTGTTCATATATTGCGGGAGGTGAAACATTTATTAAAGACATTAG GCGGTTTGGAAGACGATCAGTCTGTGATCGATGTAATAGATGCTTGCTGCCCAGTGGTTTTGGAGAAATGCTATCACATGTTACCGCCCGCGGAGAAAGCGGCTGCTGCGTCTACTTCCAACGTCGATTTGCAATGGATAGCTGAAAGAAGCAGTTGCGTATGGACAGCAG GCCTTCACGATGATACTAGCACAAAAAGTTCCTCTTCTTTGAATTTAAATGGGGCGGACCCATGGGGAAGTTGTCTGTTTGCATTTTTAGAGAAAGACAGAGTACTCACCCTGTGCCCCACCGCTGTTGCCCACTCATGGCCTATTGTTTTCACTCGAGTAAACTCTCTCTTCTCAGTGATCGATCCTAC ACCTGTGAATGACAATAGAGCGTCGCTTTTAAGAAGCTCGACCGCTGTTCGGAAGCCTGTAAACGAGAGGGACGTCTACATGCACGTCTGGAAGAATTACTTAACATTCGGATACAGAGTTGTGCCGCCAGTCCCAAGTCCCGTTGTACGGTGCGCCAGTCCAGATCTCATCCTCAG CTCCTCGCCGGACAGTCTGTCTGCTGAACGCGGCGACAACAAGTCACCCGGCACAAATGCAAGCCCCGCAGCCTTGTATAAATTGACCGTACCTCTGCTGAGATGCGAGGTGGTCGATGTCAGGGACGCTGCTGTACAAGCAATTGGCAAAGTAAACGCAGATGCATTGAA AGATTTAATGGAGGAATTGGTTCCTTATATTCGGGAAGCAGTTGACCGCAAGCAAGAAAACATGaggcgaagaagaaggagagaTGCATTGAGATTACAGCTAGTGAGGGTGTTAGAGTTAATCGCTGAATACGGAACATTTGGTATCTG TCCTGCAGTGTTGGATCGCGAGACGCAATCGCTTCATCCAACATTCGTCGAATATATTGACGGCGCCCGCTTGTATTTGGAGAACGAGACCGATAAAGAGGCGCCCGTGGTGCGGGACATTAAGTTACATTTCTGCAACTTTATCAGGAAGATGATCAAGAGCTTTTCGC TGGAGACATGCCATACATTGTTAAAGAGAGATCTGAGGCGAAATTTGTTCATGCTGTTCGCTAGTTGGGCTGGCCCTTACGGTCGACCACTTGCAAGCACTTCTTCGCTACACGAAGAGGAGAAGTCCTGCACAGAGTTACAGCTCTCAGCACTCCAAGCTATGAGCGGACTATTGTGCTGCGGGCCTTGCTTTAATTCCCAATCGCTCTCGGAAGAAGGCGCGATACTGTATCAGTGGCTGGACTTACTGCTAGCTAGCAAGGATGAgaaa ATTTACGCCCTTGCCCGGGAAACAGTGGTTTTATTGTTAGAGTGTAACCCGGATATTGGAACCCTTCTCGACTGGGTGGTCGACAGATGCTACACGGGAGCTCCGCAAGTGGCTGACGGTTGTTTCCTCGCATTGGCAACCATTTTTAGCGCAAG AGAATATCCTTGCGATCATTATACAAGCATCATCAACGTTACCCTAATGAGTACGGGCTGTCCCCGTGCCCCCGTCCACGACGCAGCCCTTCAGCTTCTCCAGCTGCTGGATCAGAGATTCTTCGGGAACGTGGGCCCTCTTCCAGCTACAGAACCAGAGACCG GCCAGGATGATCTCGTTGGCGGTTCATCAACCACGGCAGCTTCTGCTCCTGGACAGCAAAGTAACCCAATAGGTGGAATGTCCTCGAGTGGTATAATTAGGGGTGGCACCCTCGATGTGCTTCTATCGACCACTTATTGCCGCAATCAAATGTATCTTTCTCGTCAACTTGCCCAGTTACATCCGGAACTTACGATGCCCATGTTCAGCG AAATTACACACAGATTTCAAACGGCCAGGAGGGAAGTTCGACAGCTGTTACTCCAATATTTGTTACCCTGGCTGCATAACATGGAACTGGTCGACCCTAATGTCCCGCCACCCTCCAATCCGTTGAGTTATTACCAG TATTACGCCAGCGACATGTCTCGAGGTGGAGGGCGCAGAGAGGGTTGGGGTAGCGCTGAAGCAACAGAAATGGTTCTAAATAACTTATTCTACATAACTGCAAAG TTTTCTGACGAGCACCCTAAAGAAACTGAAGAGCTTTGGGCAACGTTATGCAGTTGTTGGCCTAACAATCTCAAAGTAATCATTCGCTACTTAATTATCGTCTCGGGAATGGCGCCGCAAGAATTACTCCCTTAC GCAAAACGCGTCGTCCTATATTTAGCAAGAGCCCGCCCAGACCGCTTGGTGGACGAAATGATGACCGAGTTGCAGACAGTCGAGACTCTGAACTGCTTAATAGAGAGAACCGAGACACCACCCTTTTACAGATTGACTAGCATGAGGAAAGCTTCTTCTCATAGCGATGCTCCAGCCGCGGATCCAGGGAATCCTCCTCGCGACCTCGGCGTCGAGAAAGGGACGATTCATACGAAAAGGCACTCGGGCGAGGATCCCGTTAAAACCGG CTCGAAGTCTGACACAGCTTTGCGTGCGCTCGCTGGGTTTCAAACCTCAAGGGCCGAAAAGACAAGGACTGCGAGCGGTCCACCGGTTCTTCCGGACGATCTGTCCACTCCTACGACAGAAGCCGAG TTGACCACCGACGAATCCTGCTACGGTGTACGCAACGGACCCGCGGGAGTAAATGGGAAAATTTCCTGCGGCGGAGAAAAGTTTGACATCCCTCAGCCGCACCCTCTGCCCATGCCCGAGTACGGTGGCTATTTTGCACCCCTGACGGAGTATTTGCCGGATAGCTCGCAACCCATAAGTGGATTTCACAG ATGCAACATCGCTGTGATGCTGCTTACCGATGTTGTTGTCGATGGCATACAACTCGATTGGGCCATCCACGTACCCTTAATGTTGCACATAGTTTTCCTCGGCTTGGATCATTCGAGGCCTCTTGTAAGGGATCACTGTCGCTGCCTCTTGTTGAACTTGTTGGTGGTCCTTGGAGATCATCGAGATCATTTGGGCGTGGCGCGAGTGTTGTTGGCATCAAAGACGGAGCAATTGGGTTTAGGCCTCTCCACCACAGCTTTGCCAGTACTTGAGCACAATTTTACGGAAGTTGATCCAGAGTTCGATAGTTACTTGTATGGCCCTCCACCGATACCACCTCCTACAACGCCTCCCCCGTCATCATCGCCACCGCCAccttcttcctctcctcctcctcctcctccgccaccacctcctcctctaCCACCTCCACCACCAGAGTCCTCCATATTCAATGCCGCGCCGCCGCCacctccgcctcctcctcctccacccccaTTTCCACCCTCTAATAACGGAACGCCTACTCATTCACCAATTCCTACTTCAACGTCTACACCCCCGGTATCGATGAACCACGTGAATCAATCGATCATGGAGAACTGTAaggattattcgaattctcatGCATATG AGTCAGCAGTGTGCAATAACTGGCAAACGACCACAGGGTCAACAACTACGGTGCCCCCGGTTATAGTCACGCCAGAAGATGCAAATAATTGGGTTGGGCCGCAACCTGGCCCAAACATGCCTATCCAAGACGTGATCAAGTCCTTGATAAACTTCCTTGCATCTAG GATAAACCAACCATTATGGAATTATGAAGACATGACTGCCAAAGTATGGTGGGTTCGGAGTGCTGAACAACTAACAGTATTACTGCGACACGTGTTACGAGTCTTTAGAGACTCGTTGCCACACGCGCTAGTTAGTCAACGATGGGCACAAACCGCGCTGCAATTAGGTCTATCCTGTTCGTCTAGACATTATGCAGGAAGATCTCTTCAAGTGTTCAGAGCACTGCGAGTTCCTATTACGTCTCGAATGTTGTCCGATATCCTATCTAGATTGGTAGAGACGGTAGCCGAACAGGGGGAGGACATGCAG GGCTACGTGACGGAATTGCTGTTAACGCTTGAAGCAGCCGTCGATTCGCTAGAGTCTGACTTCCGGCCTCTGGATTTCATGAAAGAAATATTCAAGTCCACTCCAAATCTAAACAACAAAGACCCAGCATCGGGTGGTTTGATTGGCGGGAAACGCAGCCCAGGAGGAGGAAACGGGTACCCAGCTGGACCGCATATGTTTTCTCACCTAAATCAAGGTGGTCACACAAGGAGCACCAGTTACTCGGTCAGTTACTGCATGAAGAAATCAAGCGGTGGTAACTTGGCGGGAAGTGAAATGAAAG AATTGGATAACAGATGCAACAAGTTTCCGAATTCCAATCTTTCCCGCTCGAGATCGGCTCAGTCTCTGAAGCTACTAGGAGATTCGGCAACTCAAGATGACAAAATGACTATTTTGGCACAACTGTTCTGGTTATCTGTATCCCTGCTTGAATCAGACTACGAGCACGAGTTCCTGTTAGCGTTGAGATTACTCAGCCGTGTGTTGCATAGGTTGCCGTTAGATCGACCAGACGCTAGAGACAAGGTTGAGAAACTGCAACAGCAATTGAGATGGAATTCGTTCCCCGGCGTGCACGCGTTGCTGCTAAAAGGATGCACGAGTCCAAATACGTATGAGCCAGTTGTTACGTTACTATCACAGTTCACACCGCTGTTGGAGCTGCCGGTAGTTGATCCCACACAGAGCCTCGCATTTCCAATGAATGTTGTTTCGTTGCTCCCCTACATGCTTCTGAATTACGAGGATGCTAATGAGTTGTGCATCAGAAGCgctgaaaatattgcacaa GTGAGTGCCGAAAAGGGAAAGAAATTGGAGAACTTAGGCACCGTCATGACACTGTACAGCCGACGTACATTTAGCAAAGAAAGTTTCCAGTGGACAAAATGCGTTGTCAAGTATCTTTACGATACGTACGCTCATCTCAGCTTCAATATGCTTGCTTTCCTGGTGGAAGTGCTTGAAAAGGGACCAGGAAGCGTCGCGTTGCCTGTGCTTAGCATTATACACTGTATGTTGCATTACGTTGACTTAGCTTCGCAAGCTGCGCAACCGATCAACACCGAACTCCTACGAGTGATTTCGAAATACGTCGAG GGTCCCCATTGGAAAGAAgctcttaaaatattaaagctGGTAGTCACGAGATCGTCGACTTTAGTAGCACCACCCACTTCAGTGCACGGTTCGTCCTGGGAATCTTCGTTAGCATCTCCGCATCCGAGCTTCACCGATACCGAAATCTTTACCAAAAAAGAATTACCCG GAAGGACTATGGATTTCACGTTTGACTTGTCTCAAACACCAGTGATTGGTAGACGATGGCTAATACGCCAAGGTGTTGAAGAAAAGTCACTTTCTTCCCCTCAGTGTTCATTATCCCTATCGCCAGCTGATAGCAATGCCGTGTCTGGTTGGAAAAGGCCATGGATGTCGCAG GGTCGCGTCAGAGAATGTTTAGTGAATCTTCTAACAACCTGTGGACAACGGGTTGGACTACCAAAGAGCCCATCT GATGAACACATTAGTTCAATGACATTATATAGCAAG GTGATATTCAGTCAAAGCTCGGACTTAATGGAGAGGCAATCGTCTATGGCTTCTTCAACGGAAGAAGTTTCTGGTGCAAACAATGATTTGAGCGGAGGCTCTAGAAGAGACGACGAGCAGTTCGGTGTATTCAAGGACTTCGATTTCCTCGAATACGAGAGCGAAAGTGTCGAG GGCGAAAGCACTGACAATTTCAACTGGGGAGTGAGACGACATCCTCCCATCGAGGGAGAGGAAAGAGAGCCGAGTTTGAGACAGTTTGAGGAGAGTTTAAGTGAGAAGACGCAATCGTCCAGTAAACATACTAGTCGG CATGGAGTTACGGAAGAGTCATCAGATGACGAGGCTGGTTCGGAATCGCCTTTAGACGAAGTACCCGGTGGATCTGGAACGGGGCAAGAGGCAAACAATATCCCTGGCATGTTCCCGCCATCCTCCCTTTCACTAATACCTAGTCGCACCCGTCATGACTCCTCGACAAGGTCTGACACATC TGGCTCCAGCGCCGGAGATTTAGGAGACGTGACGCCTTGCAACGCATCCCCGAATCTCTCGGCACTCATGCCCTTCAGGCAAGTCGTGAGAGACGATGTCGAAGAGATTTGGCGTCAACAAATTCAAACTCTCATCTCGCAATCTCTCTACAATACACTAGACTTCTTCCAGCTACTCAGCAGAATCGTAAGA GATGTGAGCTGTAAGTCTGTAACCCTCACGCGAGAAGCTAGCGCTTTACTCTGCAACGGCAGTCCCGCCTCCACTCAGCTGGGCTATCATTTGTCCAGTCACGCAGAGTTGCTCAGTTCAAAGGCTGAGCCGCCTTTGATTTGGTTCTCGATCGCCATCTTCGCGAACCAAAGATTGAACGAATCCTTGCGTTTCGGAATGTTGGAAATCCAGGAGCATCTCGAAACGTTCCTGGATAAAAAAGACCATGCTACCGAA TGTCTGGAAGCTGCTAAAGCATCAGCGAAGCTTCAATCACTAGGAGGTGGCCATACCACGGAGGCAGGCCTTGAAGAAATGCTGCTAGATCTGGGCAGGGCGCTTTACAAGCTTCATCTCCAACTGTTACTTTTAATCGAAGCCTCAAACAAGATGCTAGGCACTCTGATGAACGCCGCGAGGAACGTGCAAATCCCTCTTCAGGACATATCTGCGGAAATCGCTAATATGAAGATCGCCCTGAGCAGAGCGCTCGAAGAGAGCACGGAGAGCGAAAGAGGCACTCCGACGCCAACTCCCAGCCCTAGCCCTCTGCCAGGTACTGGCGCCGTAGAAGAAGTAGCTCGAGTCGCGGAATTGCTCAGAAACGCGCGATGGTGTCCCGCTCTCGAAGCGGTAAGACTGCACAGAGCTCAGTGGCCCGGGGATCCCTttcacgacgacgacgatgtgACGACTGCTGTTAATATGTATTGCAAATACTTAGGACAAGACAGATCTG ATATCTTTGTGGTGACGCGAAAGGACGACGAGATGTCAGAGATATTTAGTAGACTAATGGAGAGTTTGTTCCAAGTGTTGGCGGCCGTTACAGGCTTAGACGCGTCGGCGAAGGCGGCGAGGGCTCAGCAGGATCATCCTAACAATTCAAAAAGCGACTGTTAA